A single genomic interval of Candidatus Hydrogenedentota bacterium harbors:
- the thiH gene encoding 2-iminoacetate synthase ThiH has product MSFKPVKDAWPRARLRHLLDCVTAADVEAALTREDRAPGDLAALLSPHARPYLERMAREAQRLTRWHFGRTISLYAPLYLSNLCAADCVYCGFSFRSGMKDKRLTLKPGEIRRECETLAARGFQSILLLTGEAPKAVTVDDLAEAVAVAREYFHSVAVEVYSLDAPDYERLAGLGLEGVTLYMETYDREVYAHVHLEGHKADYDYRLDAIERAGLAGVRRLSIGVLLGLADWRVDAIWLALHARYLQRTCWQSTVALSFPRLRHTPARFHVDHPVTDAEYVQLIAAMRLFLPEAGFNLSTREPAAFRDRLIPLGVTHMSAGSSTRPGGYTDRGALALEQFEIEDRRGPEEVVAAIRRAGYDPVWKDFDHAFHG; this is encoded by the coding sequence CTGCGGCACCTGCTTGACTGCGTCACCGCGGCGGACGTCGAAGCAGCTCTCACGCGGGAAGACCGCGCGCCGGGCGATTTGGCCGCCTTGCTCTCCCCTCATGCACGCCCTTATCTCGAACGCATGGCCCGGGAAGCACAACGGCTGACCCGGTGGCATTTCGGGCGGACGATCAGCCTCTACGCGCCGCTGTACCTCTCGAATCTTTGCGCGGCGGATTGCGTCTATTGCGGCTTTTCATTCCGGTCAGGCATGAAGGACAAGCGGCTCACGCTGAAACCTGGCGAAATCCGGCGCGAATGCGAGACCCTCGCCGCGCGCGGGTTCCAGAGCATTCTGCTCTTGACGGGCGAAGCGCCCAAAGCGGTGACCGTAGACGACCTCGCCGAGGCGGTGGCCGTCGCGCGAGAATACTTTCATTCCGTGGCCGTCGAGGTGTATTCGCTCGACGCGCCGGATTATGAGCGGCTGGCCGGGCTGGGCCTGGAAGGCGTTACGCTCTACATGGAAACGTACGATCGCGAGGTGTACGCGCACGTGCATCTGGAGGGCCACAAGGCCGACTATGATTACCGGCTCGATGCCATCGAGCGCGCCGGTCTTGCGGGCGTGCGCAGATTAAGCATAGGCGTGCTCCTCGGGCTCGCGGACTGGCGCGTGGATGCGATCTGGCTCGCGCTGCATGCGCGGTATTTGCAGAGGACGTGTTGGCAGAGCACCGTGGCGCTATCCTTCCCGCGGTTACGGCACACGCCCGCGCGCTTTCACGTGGACCATCCGGTCACGGACGCCGAATACGTGCAGCTCATCGCAGCGATGCGCCTGTTCTTGCCAGAAGCGGGCTTCAACCTATCGACGCGCGAGCCCGCGGCGTTCCGCGACCGGCTCATCCCGCTCGGCGTCACGCACATGAGCGCCGGCAGTTCGACCAGGCCCGGCGGTTACACGGACCGCGGCGCGCTGGCGCTGGAACAGTTCGAAATAGAAGACCGGCGCGGACCCGAGGAAGTTGTCGCGGCCATCCGACGGGCCGGATACGACCCGGTCTGGAAGGACTTCGACCACGCCTTCCATGGCTGA